A region from the Leptotrichia sp. OH3620_COT-345 genome encodes:
- a CDS encoding helix-turn-helix transcriptional regulator: protein MKLKTIPELYIIRSKKINNITLMILGCLLFIMLLFNIRSKIKEINKNEKAKALSAFFSISKKTQFIMSTLYTLKFDDKFNEYILKNENDVEYQYLKSILHKKITTGNNIYGSIGYLINFSTNKLNYYMTSTGIIDKKTFYKNNKFFGNIEEKIRSISDDGNYINIFINDKSYLNLNKSYWIIKLDKKSFFYEVGDRKNWYMKLDSILNLSDLENIKINSDIVKKISEMHKNSSSFKESIKVNGRNLHIFYLPEFDIELYYYQPEINIIRIIVMEAGKGIIQFLLLYLIIAIIINLIISPIKELAQKMGYGNEKETAEITYIKTKIDELSTTNVELTGRVKELSEIQKRKKLKDSLLGIPNGQDIGKFLWEKEYRIILMEIYDVDSIKNMYDNFRISKEFVMKYFMNEAIFEVVDIDFKSIAIIIENFPREEMEEILTNLIFHIERNFSLYFVAAVTDRYRDLKELPAAYRIAKKIMDYKYIYKQYKVIFQDIVNDNHLNKYYYPIQLEAKLISKTLGANVSEVKKVIQEIFGNDIEQKLTDKKSIREFSGLLYNTLNRILIQLNEMNMGEINKNADITGILKISDVKELKNTFEEIVTELCNFIKENSEIDIKTIKNSIEKYLLLNYMKDISLENLADYLGYSFKYASILFKKIMGDNFKNYLSLYRIKKAKEIMKNKEYKIKELAEMVGYNSSNTFIRTFRKYEGVSPGKYFFNIDSDI, encoded by the coding sequence ATGAAATTAAAAACTATACCTGAGTTGTATATTATACGCTCTAAAAAAATAAATAATATAACATTAATGATATTGGGATGCTTATTATTTATAATGTTGCTGTTTAATATCAGAAGTAAAATAAAGGAAATAAATAAAAATGAAAAGGCAAAGGCCTTAAGTGCTTTTTTCAGTATAAGTAAGAAGACTCAGTTTATAATGTCCACATTATATACTCTAAAGTTTGATGATAAGTTCAATGAGTATATTTTAAAAAATGAAAATGATGTCGAGTATCAGTATCTTAAATCAATTTTGCATAAAAAGATAACAACGGGTAATAACATATACGGAAGCATAGGTTATCTGATTAATTTTTCCACAAATAAACTTAATTATTATATGACTTCGACAGGAATTATCGATAAAAAAACTTTTTATAAAAATAACAAGTTTTTCGGCAATATTGAAGAAAAAATAAGAAGTATAAGCGATGACGGAAATTATATTAATATTTTTATAAATGATAAAAGTTATCTGAATCTTAATAAAAGTTACTGGATAATAAAACTTGATAAAAAAAGTTTCTTTTATGAAGTAGGAGACAGAAAAAACTGGTATATGAAATTGGACAGTATTTTAAATTTATCTGATTTAGAAAATATAAAGATAAATTCAGACATTGTAAAGAAAATAAGTGAGATGCATAAAAATAGTTCATCTTTTAAGGAAAGTATAAAAGTAAACGGAAGAAATCTGCATATATTCTATTTGCCGGAATTTGATATTGAACTTTATTATTATCAGCCTGAAATAAATATTATCCGTATTATAGTAATGGAAGCGGGAAAAGGAATAATCCAGTTCCTGTTGTTATATTTGATAATAGCAATTATAATAAATCTTATAATTAGCCCCATAAAAGAATTGGCACAGAAAATGGGTTATGGGAATGAAAAAGAAACGGCTGAAATAACTTACATCAAAACTAAAATTGATGAATTGAGTACTACTAACGTGGAGTTGACAGGTAGAGTAAAAGAATTAAGCGAAATTCAAAAAAGGAAAAAATTGAAAGATTCTCTGTTAGGTATTCCGAACGGTCAGGATATCGGAAAGTTTTTGTGGGAAAAGGAATATAGAATAATCCTAATGGAAATATATGATGTAGATTCTATTAAAAATATGTATGATAATTTTAGAATATCAAAAGAATTTGTTATGAAATATTTTATGAATGAAGCAATATTTGAAGTTGTAGATATCGATTTCAAAAGTATTGCTATTATAATTGAAAATTTTCCTAGAGAAGAAATGGAAGAAATTTTGACTAATTTAATTTTTCATATTGAAAGGAATTTTTCCCTTTATTTTGTAGCGGCGGTTACTGACAGGTACAGAGATCTGAAAGAACTGCCTGCGGCATACAGAATTGCTAAAAAAATAATGGATTATAAATATATATACAAACAATATAAAGTTATTTTTCAAGATATTGTGAATGATAACCACTTAAATAAATATTATTATCCTATTCAGCTGGAAGCAAAACTTATATCTAAGACTTTAGGAGCAAATGTAAGTGAAGTGAAAAAAGTGATACAGGAAATTTTTGGAAATGATATAGAGCAGAAATTGACGGATAAAAAATCTATAAGAGAGTTTTCAGGATTACTATATAATACTTTAAACAGGATATTAATACAACTCAATGAAATGAATATGGGAGAAATAAATAAAAATGCAGATATCACAGGAATACTTAAAATATCTGATGTAAAGGAATTAAAGAATACTTTTGAAGAAATAGTGACGGAACTTTGTAATTTTATAAAGGAAAATTCTGAAATAGATATAAAAACTATAAAAAATTCAATAGAAAAATATTTGCTGTTAAATTATATGAAAGATATATCACTTGAAAATTTAGCTGATTATCTCGGGTATTCTTTCAAATATGCGAGTATTTTGTTTAAAAAAATAATGGGAGATAATTTTAAGAATTATTTGTCACTTTACAGGATAAAAAAAGCAAAGGAGATTATGAAAAATAAAGAATATAAAATAAAGGAACTTGCTGAAATGGTGGGGTATAACAGCTCAAATACATTTATAAGAACGTTTAGAAAATACGAAGGAGTTTCACCGGGAAAATATTTCTTCAATATAGACAGCGATATATAA
- a CDS encoding glycoside hydrolase family 88 protein encodes MKLNEETIKKYSEDVELSKELLYQGLHNALSKIDRNTEIFINTFPRPSSVNGIYPGILNGGEWDDWTSGFWTGILWLAYEITKDEKYRKIAEFQLRGYKERIIAKNAVDHHDLGFLYIPSAVAQYKTTTCEEAKITGIMAAEHLITRFRGKGEFIQAWGELDSPDNYRLIIDCNLNIPLLFWASEVTGDKKYREIGEKHINTASRTVVREDGSTFHTYYFDKETGNPLKGSTAQGNSDNSTWARGQAWGMYGFPLAYRYLKNKKFVELYKKVTNYFLNKLPEDSVCYWDLSFDDTSGEEKDTSAAAIAVCGILEMSENLNNNDENKKIYMNAAKDIMKSLIEKYTTKNMKESNGLLKEAVYSKPHRMGVNECCIWGDYFYMEALVRFLKPDFKIYW; translated from the coding sequence ATGAAATTAAATGAAGAAACAATAAAAAAATATTCAGAAGATGTAGAATTATCAAAAGAATTATTATATCAGGGATTACATAATGCATTAAGTAAAATTGACAGAAATACGGAAATATTTATAAATACATTTCCGAGACCTTCAAGTGTAAACGGGATTTATCCGGGAATACTGAACGGAGGAGAATGGGATGACTGGACAAGCGGCTTTTGGACAGGGATACTTTGGCTTGCCTATGAAATAACAAAAGACGAGAAATATAGGAAAATAGCCGAATTTCAACTGAGAGGTTATAAAGAAAGAATAATAGCCAAAAATGCTGTAGATCATCATGATTTGGGTTTTTTATACATACCTTCCGCTGTGGCACAGTATAAGACGACGACATGTGAAGAGGCAAAAATAACAGGAATAATGGCGGCAGAACATCTCATAACCAGATTTAGGGGAAAAGGGGAGTTTATTCAGGCATGGGGAGAACTTGATAGCCCTGATAATTACAGGCTGATAATAGACTGTAATTTGAATATACCTTTATTATTCTGGGCAAGTGAAGTTACAGGAGACAAAAAGTATAGGGAAATAGGTGAAAAACATATAAATACGGCTTCCCGAACAGTAGTAAGAGAAGACGGATCCACTTTTCATACATATTATTTTGATAAAGAAACGGGAAATCCTCTTAAAGGAAGTACGGCTCAAGGAAATTCTGACAATTCCACATGGGCGAGAGGACAGGCATGGGGGATGTACGGATTTCCATTGGCATATAGATATTTAAAAAACAAGAAATTTGTGGAATTATATAAGAAAGTGACAAACTATTTCTTAAATAAGCTACCTGAAGACAGTGTATGTTATTGGGATCTTTCTTTTGACGATACTTCAGGAGAGGAGAAGGATACATCGGCAGCCGCAATAGCAGTATGTGGAATACTGGAAATGTCTGAAAATCTCAATAACAATGATGAAAATAAGAAAATATATATGAATGCAGCAAAAGATATAATGAAATCACTCATAGAAAAATATACAACAAAAAATATGAAAGAATCAAATGGACTGTTAAAAGAAGCTGTTTACAGCAAACCGCATAGAATGGGGGTAAATGAATGCTGTATATGGGGAGATTATTTTTACATGGAGGCCTTAGTAAGATTTCTGAAACCGGACTTTAAAATTTACTGGTAA
- a CDS encoding sulfatase, with translation MSFYGRKLNMKKPNLLFLFADQWRRNSVGFMKKENVITPNMDMFSEEALVFENAVSGCPLCSPSRASILTGTYPITHGVWTNCKIGLEDVKLKEDAVTITDILKKNGYYTGYIGKWHLDSPEMNRDEAPLSGAKDWDAYTPPGKRRHGIDYWYSYGAYDNHMKPHYWSNSEKMIEIDKWSVEHETDKAIEFLEKCKEKDIPFSLFVSWNPPHTPLDLVPEKYVKMYENKNLKVNPNVKLENVTDHTESMKEKLNFTKEEYQDVMKKYYGAITGIDENFGRIINYLKERDLYENTIIILTADHGEMLCAHGLWSKHVWYEEAIGVPFLIKYGSTYLIGKTDTVISSPDIMPTVLSLMSIEIPDTVEGSNLKDSVMKVNRSSNGEESKAFISSYPGQISAIEKFERINEDNKKYGWRAVKTKTHTYVVNKGYNPGQVTERFLYDNINDEYQLNPLKLNESSENEISDRLEKMLKSWAEKHRDKFEF, from the coding sequence ATGAGTTTTTACGGAAGGAAACTGAACATGAAAAAACCTAATTTATTATTTTTATTTGCAGACCAGTGGAGAAGAAATTCAGTGGGATTTATGAAAAAAGAAAACGTCATTACCCCGAATATGGATATGTTTTCTGAAGAGGCTCTTGTGTTTGAAAATGCTGTAAGTGGCTGCCCTCTTTGTTCTCCAAGCAGAGCAAGTATTTTGACGGGAACATACCCGATAACACATGGAGTATGGACAAACTGTAAGATAGGCCTTGAGGATGTAAAACTGAAAGAAGATGCAGTTACTATAACGGATATTTTAAAGAAAAACGGTTATTACACAGGATATATAGGAAAATGGCATTTAGATAGTCCTGAAATGAATAGAGATGAAGCTCCTTTATCCGGTGCAAAAGACTGGGATGCTTATACTCCACCGGGGAAAAGACGTCATGGCATAGATTACTGGTATTCATATGGAGCATATGATAATCATATGAAACCTCATTATTGGAGCAATAGTGAGAAAATGATAGAAATAGATAAATGGTCTGTGGAACACGAAACGGATAAAGCAATAGAATTTCTGGAAAAATGTAAAGAAAAAGATATTCCTTTTTCCTTATTTGTTTCATGGAATCCTCCACATACACCTCTTGATCTTGTTCCTGAAAAATATGTGAAAATGTATGAAAATAAGAATTTAAAAGTAAATCCTAATGTAAAATTGGAAAATGTCACCGATCATACGGAAAGTATGAAAGAAAAATTGAATTTTACAAAAGAAGAATATCAAGATGTTATGAAAAAGTATTACGGAGCAATAACAGGGATAGATGAAAACTTCGGAAGAATTATAAATTATTTGAAAGAAAGAGATTTATATGAAAATACAATAATAATTTTAACTGCCGATCATGGTGAAATGCTTTGTGCACATGGTTTGTGGAGCAAACATGTATGGTATGAAGAAGCCATAGGAGTTCCATTTTTAATAAAGTACGGGAGCACATATTTAATAGGAAAAACGGATACAGTAATAAGTAGCCCTGATATAATGCCAACAGTTTTATCATTAATGAGTATAGAAATTCCGGATACTGTAGAAGGAAGTAATTTGAAAGACAGTGTAATGAAAGTAAACAGAAGTAGTAACGGAGAAGAAAGTAAAGCTTTTATTTCCTCATATCCGGGACAAATATCCGCAATAGAGAAATTTGAAAGGATAAATGAAGATAATAAAAAATACGGATGGAGAGCTGTAAAAACTAAAACCCATACTTATGTAGTAAATAAAGGATACAATCCGGGACAAGTAACGGAAAGATTTTTATATGATAATATAAATGACGAATATCAGCTTAATCCTTTGAAATTAAATGAGAGTTCTGAAAACGAAATATCAGATAGACTGGAGAAGATGCTGAAAAGTTGGGCTGAGAAACACAGAGATAAATTTGAATTTTAA
- a CDS encoding extracellular solute-binding protein → MKKVVYTLIIMTVLLSACGKPKEKTEIKGEDKKLEGYLISEKPKELTVFAIHLGKALDPELPVYKKAAEMTNIKLKNVASQNQTDQKEAYNLLVSSGELPDIVAYEFTEDLEGLGIDGGLIPLEELIDKYAPNIKKFWEENPRYKQDAIAADGHIYMIPNYYDYFNFMPSTGYYIRKDWIQKLGLQEPKTVEELHNVLAAFAEKDPNGNGKKDEVPIFSRGDTVAKVLQPLSDIFKARAFWYDSNEMVKFGPAQGEYKEAMKQLAKWYKEGLIDKEIFTRGISARDYMLSNNLGGFTVDWFGSTSSYNGKLEKTIPGFNFGIIAPPVFNGDNKTYQARTTYLGGWGISSKSKNAIEAIKYFDFWYSSEGRRLWNFGIEGDDYTVVDGKAVFTDKIMKNSEGKTPLAVIRESGAQFRLGMPQDSEYEKQWYVKEAVDAIDFYLKNNYVHELMPILKYTKEESKEFIKINTQLNSYVEEMSQKWIMGVSDVEKDWDMYVKRLNDIGLVKAEKIQESAYKRFMKK, encoded by the coding sequence ATGAAAAAGGTTGTTTATACATTAATAATCATGACAGTTTTATTGAGTGCTTGCGGAAAGCCGAAAGAAAAAACGGAAATTAAAGGAGAAGATAAGAAACTCGAGGGTTACCTTATATCGGAGAAACCTAAGGAACTGACTGTTTTTGCAATTCATCTGGGGAAAGCTCTGGATCCTGAACTTCCCGTTTATAAAAAAGCGGCTGAGATGACTAACATTAAACTGAAAAATGTAGCTTCTCAAAATCAGACAGACCAGAAAGAAGCATATAACCTTCTTGTATCTTCAGGGGAACTTCCTGATATAGTTGCTTACGAATTTACTGAAGATCTTGAAGGTCTGGGAATAGACGGAGGACTTATTCCGTTGGAGGAACTCATAGATAAATATGCTCCGAATATAAAAAAATTCTGGGAGGAAAATCCGAGATATAAGCAGGATGCAATTGCGGCTGATGGACATATTTATATGATACCTAATTACTATGATTACTTTAATTTTATGCCGTCAACAGGATACTATATAAGAAAAGACTGGATACAGAAATTAGGACTGCAAGAGCCTAAAACAGTCGAAGAACTTCATAATGTTCTCGCGGCTTTTGCAGAAAAAGATCCAAATGGAAACGGTAAAAAAGATGAAGTGCCGATATTCAGTAGAGGAGATACTGTAGCAAAGGTTTTACAGCCTCTATCTGATATTTTTAAAGCGAGAGCTTTCTGGTATGACAGTAATGAGATGGTAAAATTCGGACCTGCACAGGGGGAATATAAAGAGGCTATGAAACAACTTGCAAAATGGTACAAAGAAGGACTTATAGATAAAGAAATCTTTACAAGAGGAATTTCCGCAAGAGATTATATGCTTTCCAATAATTTAGGCGGATTTACTGTAGATTGGTTCGGAAGTACAAGTTCTTATAACGGGAAATTGGAAAAAACAATACCCGGATTTAATTTTGGGATAATAGCTCCTCCTGTTTTTAACGGAGACAATAAGACATATCAAGCAAGAACAACATATTTAGGAGGATGGGGAATAAGCTCAAAATCCAAAAATGCGATAGAAGCTATTAAATATTTTGACTTTTGGTATTCTTCTGAAGGAAGAAGACTATGGAATTTCGGTATTGAAGGAGATGATTACACTGTAGTAGACGGAAAAGCTGTATTTACTGATAAAATAATGAAAAATTCTGAAGGAAAGACACCTCTGGCAGTAATAAGAGAATCCGGAGCTCAATTCAGACTCGGAATGCCCCAGGATTCTGAATATGAAAAACAGTGGTATGTAAAAGAAGCTGTTGATGCCATAGATTTTTACCTGAAAAATAATTATGTACATGAATTAATGCCTATATTGAAATATACTAAGGAAGAATCAAAAGAATTTATTAAGATAAATACTCAGTTAAATTCTTATGTGGAAGAAATGTCTCAAAAATGGATAATGGGGGTATCCGATGTAGAGAAAGACTGGGATATGTATGTCAAAAGACTGAATGATATAGGATTGGTAAAGGCCGAAAAAATTCAGGAAAGTGCATATAAAAGATTTATGAAAAAATAA
- a CDS encoding polysaccharide lyase 8 family protein, producing MIVKSAIFAGLIMMTFISAASGGNDEFDGIREKWRKIIINIPDENNIRNRQKIEKIITQLEKNSEKILGKLNTDPNRQYIFNDLKDMKNGAQILSSFENVKTLAKAYFTDGTKYYKSDDLKKNIIESLIWLNENVYNDSLQELGNWWQWEIGIPKSINETGIIMYGEIPDDLLDNLMKASKYFQPYATHSGASPAAKYSTSPNKRVSKGGNRMDTAIISFGRGILTKDRTETMNGVDAVGDIGEIVTKGDGFYEDGSFIQHENVAYSGTYASVLFNGLGTLLYVAKDTSFLPKDPRLETLYGSIIKGYTYLLINGGINDSVSGRSLSRDNSNDLERGRSIIGALGMVSEGAVFPHKEQIQKLVKRAIAENNSYNVIEKTGNLVVEKVLKDIVNDNNINIEEIHGTKIFSSMDRAVQISRRKGKFVISMHSSRIANFETMNGENLKGWYTGDGMTYIYGADSSVFTDYWQTADKLHMPGTTESVSKRTDGSGERRVPSAVSPKAWAGGASDGNVAMTGMDFISWNNKTEAKKSWFMLGEEIVAVGSGITSSDNEIHTTLDNRIMHNISNKKVTIDGQDITSIKKIQAKKGTYVNFSDRKTGENIGYKILEPSILTVDIKNEKGSWKEIGGKSADIHEKAYFKAYIEHGKNPKNSKYAYIILPMFTEEEVEKYNENTVEIIRLDDEVHAIEDKKRKITGMNFWKNKEVKVNGIKTFSPVSLIKTEKGDEIILAVSDPTQLSKYETELEIDGEYSLLSSSQAVKTNVGNGKTKLKINLVNRGQSVIINLKRI from the coding sequence ATGATTGTAAAAAGTGCAATATTTGCAGGATTGATAATGATGACTTTTATTTCTGCAGCTTCAGGCGGAAATGACGAATTTGACGGAATAAGGGAAAAATGGAGAAAAATTATTATAAATATACCTGACGAAAATAATATTCGGAACAGGCAGAAAATAGAAAAAATCATTACACAGCTGGAAAAAAACAGTGAGAAAATACTCGGAAAGTTAAATACGGATCCGAATAGACAGTATATATTCAATGATTTGAAAGATATGAAAAACGGAGCACAGATATTAAGTTCATTTGAAAATGTAAAAACATTGGCAAAAGCCTACTTTACAGACGGTACAAAATATTATAAAAGTGATGATTTAAAAAAAAATATAATTGAATCACTTATCTGGCTTAATGAAAATGTCTATAATGACAGTTTACAGGAACTCGGAAACTGGTGGCAGTGGGAAATAGGCATTCCTAAAAGCATAAATGAAACGGGAATAATCATGTACGGAGAAATTCCTGACGACCTTCTTGATAATCTGATGAAAGCTTCAAAATATTTTCAGCCTTATGCTACTCATTCAGGTGCAAGTCCTGCTGCAAAGTATTCCACATCTCCTAATAAAAGGGTATCCAAAGGGGGGAACAGAATGGACACTGCAATTATTTCCTTCGGAAGAGGGATACTGACAAAAGACAGGACGGAAACAATGAACGGCGTAGATGCAGTAGGTGATATAGGAGAAATAGTAACTAAAGGAGACGGTTTTTATGAAGACGGTTCCTTTATTCAGCATGAAAATGTAGCTTACAGCGGAACATATGCAAGTGTTCTGTTTAACGGGCTGGGAACTTTACTGTATGTTGCAAAGGATACTTCTTTTCTGCCGAAAGATCCGAGACTGGAAACACTGTACGGCTCCATAATCAAAGGATATACTTATTTACTTATAAACGGAGGAATAAATGATTCGGTAAGTGGAAGATCACTGTCAAGGGATAATTCCAACGATCTGGAAAGAGGGAGATCTATTATAGGAGCATTAGGTATGGTATCTGAAGGAGCAGTTTTTCCTCATAAGGAACAGATACAGAAATTAGTAAAAAGAGCTATAGCTGAAAATAACAGTTACAATGTTATCGAAAAAACAGGAAATCTGGTTGTTGAAAAAGTATTGAAAGATATTGTCAATGATAATAATATAAACATAGAGGAAATTCATGGTACGAAGATTTTCTCTTCAATGGACAGAGCCGTTCAGATAAGTAGAAGAAAAGGAAAGTTTGTAATTTCAATGCATTCTTCAAGAATAGCAAATTTTGAAACGATGAATGGAGAAAATTTAAAAGGCTGGTATACGGGAGACGGAATGACGTATATTTACGGTGCCGATTCTTCGGTTTTTACCGATTACTGGCAGACTGCGGATAAACTTCATATGCCGGGAACTACTGAAAGTGTTTCAAAAAGAACTGACGGTTCAGGAGAAAGAAGAGTGCCTTCGGCTGTTTCTCCCAAAGCATGGGCAGGAGGAGCTTCCGACGGAAATGTAGCAATGACAGGAATGGATTTTATATCGTGGAATAATAAGACTGAAGCTAAAAAGTCATGGTTTATGCTCGGTGAAGAAATTGTAGCCGTAGGTTCGGGAATAACAAGCAGTGACAATGAAATTCATACAACGCTGGATAACAGAATAATGCATAATATAAGTAATAAAAAAGTGACAATTGACGGACAGGATATAACTTCAATAAAGAAAATACAGGCAAAAAAAGGCACATATGTTAATTTCTCAGACAGAAAAACAGGTGAAAATATAGGTTACAAAATATTGGAGCCTTCTATCCTTACAGTGGATATTAAAAATGAAAAAGGAAGCTGGAAGGAAATCGGAGGGAAATCAGCAGATATACATGAAAAAGCGTATTTTAAAGCGTATATCGAACACGGAAAAAATCCTAAAAATTCCAAATATGCATATATAATATTACCGATGTTTACTGAAGAAGAAGTGGAAAAATACAATGAAAATACTGTGGAAATTATTCGTCTGGACGATGAAGTTCATGCAATAGAAGATAAGAAAAGAAAAATTACCGGAATGAATTTCTGGAAAAATAAGGAAGTAAAAGTAAACGGAATAAAGACTTTTTCTCCCGTTTCACTTATAAAAACCGAAAAAGGAGATGAAATTATCCTTGCAGTAAGTGATCCCACGCAACTTTCAAAATATGAAACGGAGTTGGAAATAGACGGAGAATATTCACTTTTATCAAGCAGTCAGGCTGTAAAGACAAATGTCGGAAACGGAAAGACAAAACTGAAAATTAACCTTGTAAACAGAGGACAATCTGTAATTATAAATTTGAAAAGAATTTAA